One Nonomuraea angiospora DNA segment encodes these proteins:
- the macS gene encoding MacS family sensor histidine kinase — protein sequence MAIEGPFWRAIAVFRVASLVYAAALMAQHRGYEQPVLGWLVIGVMALWTAVATFAYAAEPARRWPLLAIDLLVALACLLVSPYVEGAGQGAEGTMPVPATWIAAPVLAWAVHGGRRLGAVAAAVVAAGDLWLRVRTGQAPVLINGAVLLFLAGVVVGHVARLARQAGERMQRAIEMEAAQRERERLARDIHDSVLQVLALVQRRGRQIGGEAAELGRLAGEQEAVLRRLVAPASAPVPAGSADLRTLLLAHASPQVTVATPATPMILPAPVAEETAAAVRAALDNVRDHCGPGARAWIFAESADGAITVTVRDEGPGIAEGRLAEAAAAGRLGVAQSIRGRIAGLGGTVAFAGRIGEGTEVEISVPVPGPPRPRGGAGTRG from the coding sequence ATGGCTATCGAAGGCCCGTTCTGGCGCGCGATCGCGGTCTTCCGGGTGGCGTCGCTCGTGTACGCGGCCGCCCTGATGGCCCAGCACCGCGGCTACGAGCAGCCCGTGCTCGGCTGGCTGGTGATCGGGGTGATGGCGCTGTGGACGGCGGTGGCGACGTTCGCCTACGCGGCCGAGCCGGCGCGCCGGTGGCCGCTGCTGGCGATCGACCTGCTGGTCGCCCTGGCCTGCCTGCTGGTCTCGCCGTATGTCGAGGGCGCGGGGCAAGGCGCGGAGGGCACCATGCCCGTGCCCGCGACGTGGATCGCCGCTCCCGTGCTGGCCTGGGCCGTGCACGGGGGCAGGCGGCTGGGCGCGGTGGCGGCGGCCGTCGTCGCGGCGGGCGACCTGTGGCTGCGCGTCCGCACCGGCCAGGCGCCCGTCCTGATCAACGGCGCGGTCCTGCTCTTCCTGGCGGGCGTCGTGGTCGGCCACGTGGCCCGGCTGGCCAGGCAGGCCGGGGAGCGCATGCAGCGGGCCATCGAGATGGAGGCCGCCCAGCGCGAGCGCGAGCGGCTGGCCCGTGACATCCACGACTCGGTGCTGCAAGTTCTGGCCCTGGTTCAGCGGCGCGGCCGGCAGATCGGCGGCGAGGCGGCGGAGCTGGGGCGGCTGGCCGGCGAGCAGGAGGCCGTGCTGCGCCGGCTCGTCGCCCCCGCCTCCGCCCCCGTGCCCGCGGGGTCCGCCGACCTGCGTACCCTCCTGCTGGCGCACGCCTCGCCCCAGGTGACGGTCGCCACGCCGGCCACGCCGATGATCCTGCCGGCGCCGGTGGCCGAGGAGACGGCGGCCGCCGTCCGCGCGGCGCTGGACAACGTACGGGACCACTGCGGGCCCGGCGCCCGCGCCTGGATCTTCGCCGAGTCGGCGGACGGAGCGATCACGGTGACGGTGCGGGACGAGGGCCCGGGCATCGCCGAGGGCCGCCTGGCTGAGGCCGCCGCGGCCGGCCGCCTGGGCGTCGCCCAGTCCATCCGCGGCCGGATCGCCGGCCTCGGCGGCACGGTCGCCTTCGCCGGCCGCATCGGGGAGGGAACGGAAGTCGAGATCAGCGTGCCCGTCCCGGGGCCGCCGCGGCCGCGGGGCGGGGCCGGCACGCGCGGTTAG
- a CDS encoding response regulator, protein MVRVMVVDDHPMWRDGVARDLTEAGYEVVATVGEGRQAVRAAGAARPDVVVLDLRLPDMSGAEVAARLAAVEPPPRVLVLSASAEQDDVLEAVKAGASGYLVKSASREEFLDAVRRTADGDAVFTPGLAGLVLGEYRRLAAQPAPAEGPRLTERETEVLRLVAKGLSYRQIAERLVLSHRTVQNHVQNALRKLQLHSRVELVRYAIEHGLDAD, encoded by the coding sequence ATGGTGCGGGTGATGGTGGTGGACGACCATCCGATGTGGCGTGACGGCGTCGCCAGGGATCTCACCGAGGCCGGATACGAGGTCGTCGCCACTGTGGGGGAGGGGCGGCAGGCGGTACGGGCGGCCGGGGCGGCACGGCCGGACGTTGTGGTGCTCGATCTGCGGTTACCGGATATGTCGGGCGCGGAGGTGGCCGCCAGGCTGGCCGCGGTGGAGCCGCCGCCCAGGGTGCTGGTGTTGTCGGCCAGCGCCGAGCAGGACGACGTCCTGGAGGCGGTCAAGGCCGGCGCGTCCGGATATTTGGTGAAATCGGCCAGCCGGGAGGAGTTCCTCGACGCGGTACGCCGCACCGCCGACGGCGACGCCGTGTTCACCCCGGGCCTGGCCGGGCTCGTGCTCGGCGAATACCGGCGGCTGGCCGCGCAGCCGGCCCCTGCCGAGGGGCCGCGGCTGACCGAGCGCGAGACCGAGGTGCTCAGGCTGGTCGCCAAGGGCCTGTCCTACCGGCAGATCGCCGAGCGCCTCGTGCTCTCCCACCGCACGGTGCAGAACCACGTCCAGAACGCGCTGCGCAAGCTCCAGCTCCACAGCCGGGTGGAGCTGGTCCGATATGCGATCGAGCACGGGCTGGACGCGGACTAA
- the thiI gene encoding tRNA uracil 4-sulfurtransferase ThiI, with amino-acid sequence MTMSALGEPCVLLKLGEIVLKGKNRELFERRLISNIRDALQSLDLKLDVRKRHGVIAIFLPQGATAEQAEAVAQRVADVPGLVWIHRAWRVAKDPDAVLKAGLELVGETEEAKRGARFAVRSRRRDKRFPLRSNELDRLVGGAINDEYGLPVDLKNPELTVSIEVDRDEVFVFTGGIPGQGGLPVGSSGRALVLMSGGIDSPVAAYRMMRRGLHVDFLHFSGIPFTTSESIYKAYALVKKLDRFQGRSRLWVVPFGKAQQSIRTSGQDRLAVIAQRRLMLKTAEEVAHRIHAAALVTGDALGQVSSQTLANITAQDQAVELPILRPLVGWDKTEIMAEARRIGTLEISELPDEDCCTLLAPKRAETRAKIEDLKQIEKRLDAEELCVQLADSIQEYTLD; translated from the coding sequence ATGACGATGTCCGCCCTGGGCGAGCCATGCGTTCTGCTCAAGCTGGGCGAGATCGTCCTGAAAGGCAAGAACCGCGAGCTGTTCGAACGCCGCCTGATCAGCAACATCCGTGACGCGCTCCAGTCGCTCGACCTCAAGCTCGACGTGCGCAAGCGGCATGGCGTGATCGCGATCTTCCTGCCCCAGGGCGCCACCGCCGAGCAGGCGGAGGCCGTGGCCCAGCGGGTCGCCGACGTTCCCGGGCTGGTCTGGATCCACCGGGCCTGGCGCGTGGCCAAGGACCCCGACGCCGTGCTCAAGGCCGGCCTCGAGCTGGTCGGCGAGACCGAGGAGGCCAAGCGGGGCGCCCGCTTCGCCGTCCGCTCCCGCCGCCGCGACAAGCGCTTCCCCCTGCGCTCCAACGAGCTCGACCGCCTCGTGGGCGGCGCGATCAACGACGAGTACGGCCTGCCGGTCGACCTGAAGAACCCCGAGCTGACGGTCTCCATCGAGGTCGACAGGGACGAGGTGTTCGTCTTCACCGGCGGCATCCCCGGCCAGGGCGGCCTGCCGGTAGGCAGCAGCGGACGGGCCCTGGTGCTCATGTCGGGCGGCATCGACTCGCCGGTGGCGGCATACCGGATGATGCGGCGCGGGCTGCACGTCGACTTCCTGCACTTCTCCGGCATCCCGTTCACCACCTCCGAGTCGATCTACAAGGCCTACGCGCTGGTCAAGAAGCTCGACCGGTTCCAGGGCAGGTCACGGCTGTGGGTGGTGCCGTTCGGCAAGGCGCAGCAGTCGATCCGCACCTCCGGCCAGGACCGCCTGGCCGTGATCGCGCAGCGGCGGCTCATGCTCAAGACGGCCGAGGAGGTCGCCCACCGTATCCACGCCGCCGCGCTGGTCACCGGCGACGCGCTCGGCCAGGTCTCCTCCCAGACCCTGGCCAACATCACCGCCCAGGACCAGGCGGTGGAGCTGCCGATCCTGCGGCCGCTGGTGGGCTGGGACAAGACCGAGATCATGGCCGAGGCGCGGCGCATCGGCACGCTGGAGATCTCCGAGCTGCCCGACGAGGACTGCTGCACGCTGCTGGCGCCCAAGCGGGCCGAGACCCGGGCCAAGATCGAGGACCTGAAGCAGATCGAGAAGCGGCTCGACGCCGAGGAGCTGTGCGTGCAGCTCGCCGACTCGATCCAGGAGTACACCCTCGACTAG
- a CDS encoding YiaA/YiaB family inner membrane protein: MTKPIQPTQTTAYYVQAILSFAVSLSSVVIALVYLPVEGWVRAFLGLGLLYVVTSTVTLCKVVRDRQEQSEVSKRVDQARLDKLLTEHDPFKVST; encoded by the coding sequence ATGACGAAGCCCATCCAACCCACGCAGACCACCGCGTACTACGTCCAGGCGATCCTGTCGTTCGCCGTCTCGCTGTCCTCCGTGGTGATCGCCCTGGTCTACCTGCCCGTCGAGGGGTGGGTCAGGGCGTTCCTCGGGCTCGGCCTGCTGTACGTCGTCACCTCGACGGTCACGCTGTGCAAGGTCGTACGGGACCGGCAGGAGCAGTCGGAGGTCAGCAAGCGCGTCGACCAGGCGCGGCTGGACAAGCTGCTGACCGAGCACGACCCCTTCAAGGTGAGCACCTGA
- the aroF gene encoding 3-deoxy-7-phosphoheptulonate synthase: MVIVMGPEATADDLSAIVSVVQAAGVEAFVSKGVKRTIVGLVGDVTQLDPVALRGMGGVRDVMRVSTPYKLVSRENHPERSTVHVGGVPIGPDTVTLIAGPCAVETHQQTLDAARMAQAAGAVLLRGGAFKPRTSPYAFQGLGEQGLRILADVREETGLPIVTEVVNAQDVELVASYADMLQVGTRNMQNFALLQAVGAAGRPVMLKRGMTATIEEWLMAAEYIAQRGNLDIVLCERGVRTFETATRNTLDVSAVPVAQRLSHLPVIIDPSHSGGRRDLVLPLTRAAIAVGADGVIIDVHPQPEQALCDGPQALVDADLGELAQVMNDFPALLGKSAAVAATV; encoded by the coding sequence ATGGTGATCGTGATGGGCCCCGAGGCCACCGCGGATGATCTTTCGGCGATCGTGTCGGTCGTCCAGGCGGCCGGGGTCGAGGCTTTCGTCAGCAAGGGCGTGAAACGGACGATCGTCGGCCTGGTCGGCGACGTGACCCAGCTCGACCCGGTCGCGTTGCGCGGCATGGGCGGGGTGCGCGACGTCATGCGCGTGTCCACCCCGTACAAGCTGGTCAGCAGGGAGAACCACCCGGAACGCTCCACGGTCCACGTGGGCGGCGTGCCGATCGGCCCCGACACCGTGACGTTGATCGCGGGGCCGTGCGCGGTGGAGACGCACCAGCAGACGCTGGACGCGGCCAGGATGGCGCAGGCGGCCGGGGCGGTGCTGCTGCGCGGCGGGGCCTTCAAGCCGCGCACGTCGCCGTACGCCTTCCAGGGGCTGGGCGAGCAGGGCCTGCGCATCCTGGCCGACGTGCGCGAGGAGACCGGGCTGCCGATCGTGACCGAGGTCGTGAACGCCCAGGACGTCGAACTGGTGGCCTCCTACGCCGACATGCTGCAGGTCGGCACCCGCAACATGCAGAACTTCGCGCTGCTGCAGGCGGTCGGGGCGGCGGGCAGGCCGGTGATGCTCAAGCGCGGCATGACCGCCACGATCGAGGAGTGGCTCATGGCCGCCGAGTACATCGCCCAGCGCGGCAACCTGGACATCGTCCTGTGCGAGCGGGGCGTCCGGACGTTCGAGACGGCGACCCGCAACACGCTCGACGTCTCGGCCGTGCCGGTGGCACAGCGCCTGTCGCACCTGCCGGTGATCATCGACCCGTCCCACTCGGGCGGGCGGCGCGACCTGGTGCTGCCGCTGACCCGCGCGGCCATCGCGGTGGGCGCGGACGGCGTGATCATCGACGTCCACCCGCAGCCCGAGCAGGCGCTCTGCGACGGCCCGCAGGCCCTGGTCGACGCCGATCTGGGCGAGCTGGCCCAGGTCATGAACGACTTCCCGGCGCTGCTCGGCAAGTCCGCCGCGGTCGCGGCCACCGTCTGA
- a CDS encoding molybdopterin-dependent oxidoreductase, with protein MEESRLPPGQYVPRGRPVIHYGRVPRFKPESWDFRVFGATASGAEHHFSWSEFEALPRSTRIADFHCVTKFSLMANEWSGVTPATIMAAAPPAPGVRHVMIWAEYGYSANLRMADFAAPDTLFAMELDEKPLSAERGFPLRIVVPHLYAWKSVKWVRGIEYLLEDRRGFWEERGYHNIADPWREQRYSYQEEPGEGPP; from the coding sequence GTGGAGGAGTCGCGCCTGCCTCCAGGCCAGTACGTGCCGCGCGGCCGACCCGTGATCCACTACGGCAGGGTGCCCCGGTTCAAACCGGAGAGCTGGGACTTCCGGGTCTTCGGCGCCACCGCGTCGGGGGCGGAGCACCATTTCTCCTGGAGCGAGTTCGAGGCGCTGCCGCGGTCCACCCGCATCGCGGACTTCCACTGCGTCACCAAGTTCTCGCTCATGGCCAACGAGTGGTCCGGCGTCACCCCCGCCACGATCATGGCGGCCGCCCCGCCCGCTCCCGGCGTGCGCCACGTGATGATCTGGGCCGAGTACGGCTACAGCGCCAACCTGCGGATGGCCGACTTCGCGGCCCCCGACACGCTGTTCGCCATGGAGCTCGACGAGAAGCCGCTCAGCGCCGAGCGCGGCTTCCCGCTGCGGATCGTCGTGCCCCACCTGTACGCGTGGAAGAGCGTCAAATGGGTGCGCGGCATCGAATACCTCCTCGAGGATCGCCGGGGCTTCTGGGAGGAGCGCGGCTACCACAACATCGCCGACCCCTGGCGCGAGCAGCGCTACTCCTACCAGGAAGAACCCGGGGAGGGACCCCCCTAG
- a CDS encoding sensor histidine kinase, with amino-acid sequence MLTTACVALSSSLASLAFVAGYGLARARWRLVALPEGRRSDEATFTTLHIAAMAAPALRTGLNRDSARKAVRHLRTLLGTQAVAITSTEAALAWEGPCTDDVLTYARAALAAGRPQVFAGEPHGAVVVPLTVDGTVVGTLAAFDDEVSAALVRTVTEVARWVSGQLELADLDASRRRALEAEMRALRAQISPHFVYNALTTIASFVRTNPKRARELLLDFADFSRYALRRAHDFTTLADELTCVDRYLLLERARFGDKLRFTMQVAPEVLPVPVPFLCLQPLVENAIKHGMRGRGGAGEVRVVVRDAGPEAHITVEDDGAGMDPECARRMLDEDPAREGSGIGLANVDLRMRQIYGDGYGLVVETALGAGTKVRLRVPKSQLSSL; translated from the coding sequence GTGCTGACCACCGCGTGCGTGGCGCTGTCCTCCTCCTTGGCCTCGTTGGCCTTCGTCGCCGGCTACGGGCTCGCCCGCGCCCGGTGGCGCCTCGTGGCGCTGCCGGAGGGCCGTAGATCGGACGAGGCGACGTTCACGACGCTGCACATCGCCGCGATGGCCGCCCCCGCCCTGCGGACCGGGCTCAACCGCGACTCCGCCCGCAAGGCCGTACGGCACCTGCGCACGCTGCTCGGCACCCAGGCCGTCGCGATCACCTCGACCGAGGCCGCGCTGGCCTGGGAGGGGCCGTGCACCGACGACGTGCTCACCTACGCCCGGGCCGCCCTGGCGGCGGGGCGGCCCCAGGTGTTCGCCGGCGAGCCGCACGGCGCGGTCGTGGTGCCGCTGACGGTGGACGGCACGGTCGTGGGCACGCTGGCGGCCTTCGACGACGAGGTGAGCGCCGCGCTCGTGCGCACCGTCACGGAGGTCGCCCGCTGGGTGTCGGGCCAGTTGGAGCTCGCCGACCTGGACGCCTCGCGGCGGCGCGCGCTGGAGGCGGAGATGCGCGCGCTGCGGGCGCAGATCTCGCCGCACTTCGTCTACAACGCGCTCACGACGATCGCCTCGTTCGTCCGCACGAACCCCAAGCGCGCCCGCGAGCTCCTGCTCGACTTCGCCGACTTCTCCCGGTACGCGCTGCGCCGGGCGCACGACTTCACGACCCTGGCCGACGAGCTGACCTGCGTCGACCGCTACCTCCTGCTGGAACGTGCCAGATTCGGCGACAAGCTGCGCTTCACCATGCAGGTGGCGCCCGAGGTGCTGCCCGTACCCGTGCCGTTCCTGTGCCTGCAGCCGCTCGTCGAGAACGCCATCAAGCACGGCATGCGGGGCCGCGGCGGCGCCGGCGAGGTGCGGGTCGTGGTGCGCGACGCGGGCCCGGAGGCGCACATCACGGTCGAGGACGACGGCGCGGGCATGGACCCGGAGTGCGCGCGGCGGATGCTCGACGAGGACCCGGCCCGCGAGGGCAGCGGCATCGGGCTGGCCAACGTGGACCTGCGGATGCGCCAGATCTACGGCGACGGCTACGGGCTCGTCGTGGAGACGGCGCTGGGCGCGGGCACCAAGGTGCGGCTGCGGGTGCCCAAGAGCCAGCTTAGCTCGTTGTAG
- a CDS encoding LytR/AlgR family response regulator transcription factor — translation MLRVLAVDDEVPALEELAYLLRQDERIEHVATAADGVTALQDMVQMIGGGERLDGVFLDIRMPGLDGLDLARLVGGFPSPPRLVFVTAHEECAVQAFELEAVDYLLKPVRAERLAEAVRRLEATSLPAPEPGQDEVIPVELGGRTRFVPQQAVWFAEAKGDYVRLHTADGSYLVRMSLAALERRWSDAGFIRIHRSTLVSGRHVSELCFEGGRVTLTVGTETLQVSRRHTRQVREQLVRHHRGVIS, via the coding sequence ATGCTGAGAGTCCTGGCCGTCGACGACGAGGTCCCCGCTCTGGAGGAGCTCGCCTACCTGCTGCGCCAGGACGAACGGATCGAACACGTCGCGACCGCCGCCGACGGCGTCACGGCGCTGCAGGACATGGTGCAGATGATCGGCGGGGGCGAGCGGCTCGACGGGGTGTTCCTCGACATCCGCATGCCCGGGCTCGACGGGCTCGACCTGGCCCGGCTGGTCGGCGGGTTCCCCAGCCCGCCCCGGCTGGTGTTCGTGACGGCGCACGAGGAGTGCGCGGTGCAGGCGTTCGAGCTGGAGGCCGTCGACTACCTGCTCAAGCCGGTCAGGGCCGAGCGCCTGGCCGAGGCCGTGCGCCGGCTGGAGGCCACCTCCCTGCCCGCGCCCGAGCCCGGCCAGGACGAGGTGATCCCGGTCGAGCTGGGCGGGCGCACCAGGTTCGTGCCGCAGCAGGCGGTCTGGTTCGCCGAGGCCAAGGGCGACTACGTGCGGCTGCACACCGCCGACGGCAGCTACCTCGTGCGCATGTCGCTGGCCGCGCTGGAGCGGCGCTGGTCGGACGCCGGGTTCATCCGCATCCACCGCAGCACGCTGGTCTCCGGGCGGCACGTCAGCGAGCTGTGCTTCGAGGGCGGGCGGGTGACGCTCACCGTCGGCACCGAGACACTGCAGGTCAGCAGGCGGCACACCCGGCAGGTGCGCGAGCAGCTCGTACGCCACCACCGGGGCGTGATCTCGTGA
- a CDS encoding sodium:solute symporter family transporter: MTVAVLTGVAFVLVLGVMVGSARPRRASGVCDFHVAARAVPPWWNGAAIASEVTSGAACLGLAGLIATRGGPMLWYPLGATAGFVVILALVVAPLRRSGTYTLPDFAEWRLRSARLRRSATFLVLVIGLAFMVAQFHAAGAVVRLLTGLPPWLGWVAIASAALVVACGGGLGSVTSVLAAQFWLKLVVFAGVGAVCWWGAGARSVTWFEGAYRAAEPGLAGVGDPSLPGVLTVLVACALGTMGLPHVIVRVYTNSDGREARRSIVATQVMLAVFCVVPPLYGLLGHGHVHAGPPDEIVLLLPARLLPGPVGDALTGALAAGAFAAFLATTTGVLVAVGGAVSACLARAGVRAFRAAVCLVLLAALALTALTGPRASVALVLLGFSLSAATLCPLLVLGIWWRRLTDAGVAAGFALGGGVTAVLVVEEQAGVKMGVLTSNPAPVAVPVAFAAMVMISLVTPGRMPRGVGRMMARMHLPEHLAGPRDYRSSQHGDRSS; this comes from the coding sequence ATGACCGTCGCGGTGCTGACCGGGGTCGCCTTCGTGCTGGTGCTGGGCGTCATGGTGGGCTCCGCGCGACCGCGCCGCGCCAGCGGCGTCTGCGACTTCCACGTGGCGGCCAGGGCCGTTCCGCCCTGGTGGAACGGCGCCGCCATCGCCTCCGAGGTCACCTCGGGCGCGGCCTGCCTGGGGCTGGCCGGGCTCATCGCCACCCGCGGCGGGCCGATGCTGTGGTACCCGCTGGGGGCCACGGCCGGGTTCGTCGTCATCCTCGCCCTCGTCGTCGCGCCCTTGCGGCGGTCGGGGACGTACACGCTGCCCGACTTCGCCGAGTGGCGGCTGAGATCGGCCAGGCTGCGGCGCTCGGCCACGTTCCTCGTCCTGGTGATCGGGCTGGCGTTCATGGTCGCGCAGTTCCACGCGGCCGGGGCGGTGGTGCGGCTGCTGACCGGGCTCCCGCCGTGGCTCGGGTGGGTGGCCATCGCCTCGGCGGCGCTCGTCGTGGCCTGCGGGGGCGGGCTGGGGAGCGTGACGAGCGTGCTGGCCGCGCAGTTCTGGCTGAAGCTGGTCGTGTTCGCCGGGGTGGGGGCGGTGTGCTGGTGGGGGGCGGGCGCGCGGTCCGTCACCTGGTTCGAGGGGGCGTACCGGGCCGCCGAGCCGGGGCTGGCGGGGGTGGGCGACCCGTCGCTGCCCGGCGTGCTGACCGTGCTGGTGGCCTGCGCGCTCGGCACGATGGGGCTGCCGCACGTGATCGTCCGGGTCTACACCAACAGCGACGGGCGCGAGGCCAGGCGGTCGATCGTGGCGACGCAGGTCATGCTGGCGGTGTTCTGCGTCGTGCCGCCGCTGTACGGGCTTCTGGGGCACGGGCACGTGCACGCGGGGCCACCGGACGAGATCGTGCTGTTGCTGCCCGCCAGGCTGCTTCCAGGGCCGGTCGGTGACGCGCTCACCGGGGCGCTGGCCGCCGGGGCGTTCGCCGCCTTCCTGGCCACCACGACGGGCGTGCTGGTGGCGGTCGGGGGAGCGGTGTCGGCCTGCCTGGCCAGGGCCGGGGTCCGCGCCTTCCGCGCGGCCGTGTGCCTGGTGCTGCTGGCCGCGCTCGCCCTGACGGCGCTCACCGGGCCGCGGGCGTCGGTGGCGCTCGTCCTGCTGGGCTTCAGCCTCTCGGCGGCCACGCTCTGCCCGCTGCTGGTGCTCGGGATCTGGTGGCGGCGGCTGACGGACGCGGGGGTGGCGGCCGGGTTCGCGCTCGGCGGGGGCGTGACGGCGGTGCTGGTGGTCGAGGAGCAGGCGGGCGTGAAGATGGGCGTGCTCACGTCCAACCCCGCGCCGGTGGCGGTGCCGGTGGCGTTTGCCGCGATGGTGATGATTTCCCTGGTCACACCGGGTCGGATGCCGCGCGGGGTGGGGCGGATGATGGCCCGGATGCACCTGCCCGAGCACCTCGCGGGCCCACGGGACTACCGCTCGTCGCAGCACGGCGACCGCTCATCGTAA
- a CDS encoding deoxyribonuclease IV, producing the protein MTPTSLIGGHVLVTGGLATGGLKYMAEIGAEMIQVFVTNPRAWALAEGKPEEDAKLAESGVEAYVHVPYLANFGSPSPETLANSIALVRHTLRRGAEIGAKGVVVHTGSAVTQSRDDALRQVRETLLPLLEEIPDGGPDLLLEPMAGQGAMLCATVQDIEPYLAALDWHPRAGICLDTCHAFAAGHDLAAPGGVKETFDALHEIAPGRLKLIHANDSKDVCGAKKDRHENIGAGHIGAQPFAELMRHPAVAGVPICIETPGKAPKHAEDIALLKKLRDS; encoded by the coding sequence ATGACCCCAACATCCCTGATCGGCGGGCACGTGCTCGTCACGGGCGGCCTCGCGACGGGCGGCCTGAAATACATGGCCGAGATCGGCGCCGAGATGATCCAGGTCTTCGTGACCAACCCGCGCGCCTGGGCGCTCGCCGAGGGCAAGCCCGAGGAGGACGCCAAGCTGGCCGAGTCGGGCGTCGAGGCGTACGTCCACGTGCCCTATCTGGCCAACTTCGGCTCGCCCAGCCCGGAGACCCTGGCCAACTCCATCGCGCTGGTGCGCCACACGCTGCGGCGCGGCGCCGAGATCGGCGCCAAGGGGGTCGTGGTGCACACGGGCTCGGCGGTCACCCAGTCGCGCGACGACGCCCTGCGCCAGGTCCGGGAGACCCTGCTGCCGCTGCTGGAGGAGATCCCCGACGGCGGGCCCGACCTGCTGCTGGAGCCGATGGCGGGGCAGGGCGCCATGCTCTGCGCCACCGTCCAGGACATCGAGCCCTACCTGGCCGCGCTCGACTGGCATCCGCGCGCCGGCATCTGCCTCGACACCTGCCACGCCTTCGCCGCCGGCCACGACCTCGCGGCGCCGGGCGGGGTGAAGGAGACGTTCGACGCGCTGCACGAGATCGCCCCCGGGCGGCTCAAGCTGATCCACGCCAACGACTCCAAGGACGTGTGCGGCGCCAAGAAGGACCGGCACGAGAACATCGGGGCCGGCCACATCGGCGCGCAGCCGTTCGCCGAGCTCATGCGCCACCCGGCCGTGGCGGGGGTGCCGATCTGCATCGAGACGCCGGGCAAGGCGCCCAAGCACGCCGAGGACATCGCCCTGCTGAAGAAGCTGCGCGACTCCTGA